GCTTCCGCTGGCCGCCCCTGTTCGATTGGCTCCGCAGATCTCAACAGATATTACATTGTTTATTCGAGTATACATTTTAAGTATCAAAGCATTCTCGGCAACGACTTGCAGCGGATTCGCTTTACGTGACTCATAATAGTCAAGATTATTTCGTCAAGCGGTCTCGTGTGGGATCTGAGTGGAAGAGCTTCTCTCTTTTGCTTGGGCACAAGCTACATTGCGGTATCGCCTTCGAATTGACAAAACCCTCTAAGGCATCAGTTGAGCAATCTGAGGCACATGGGGAGTACTGCCGGAACAGCTCCCATTCCCCAAAGCTCTCAAGCTGTAATCGAAATTCGAGTAGAGGCCAGTATGCAAGAGCGGGGCATTTCCAAAGTCGCTGTTGATAAAGCTGCATGCAGCTTTTCTGCATGCAGACCTTGAATGCGTCATTCGGCTTTGAATCAAAAGGCATCGGTTTGCCATTTACAATTTGGTATTGGCGCATCCATCCCCGATGCGATTTTCGGATCTTGATATTGATACCATGGAAGCGTCTCTTCCAGTCCGATGCAACTTGCTCAGCCTCTCTAAACTGTTTAAGGTAATGTTCGTGAGTGCCATGCTGGCTCAACTCAAGGCGACAATCGACTTCGACCAATGCGTCTGGGAGCGCAGGGTGGCGACGAAGGTGCAAACCATTTGTAACAAGCATGAGCTTGGATTTAGGCCAGCAGTTACGAGCCAAGAGCAGGTGCTCGATTAGATTAGGATTGAGAAGCGGCTCGCCCCCTAACAGTGCAAGAGTCCCGGGGTGTATTCGATCATTCCAAGCTATGTAGTCTCTATAAGCAACGGAGGGACTGGGCATTCGTCCCCTGAGATGAAAGTTGCTATAGTGACTGCATTGCTCACAGGAGAGGTTGCATGAGTGTGCAAGATGATACTCCAAGGATGGAATTGATATTAATGCCATATAACCCTCTTCAGTCCGTGCTTCTTCAAACTGGCTCGTCGAAATTCCGGACGCCGGCGGTGATATCCAGGGGGGTCAATATGCCGATGCCTGAAAGAGCGGGCAACATTGACCGCAACTTTTACACCTGCCAGTTTAGCTCGCCAAAAAAAGTCCCAGTGCTCTTCCATTTTCAAGGTCTCATCCCAGCGAACTGCCGACAGGATATCCCGGTATGCAACAAAGCAATTGCTCACGAAATGGCACCAACGCAAAGGTCCGCTGGCATGATAGAAACCTCGCGGAATTCTAAGTGTACGCCCCTCCACTTTCAGCAGTCTTGGTCGACCAACATTGCTGCTGAGAGTCGCCAACAGGTCGATCTGCTCATTCTTAATTAACTCATCTACCAAGCCTCTCAAGTGAGTTCTTTTGGTTACTTGATGGTCATCGTCGGCAAAAAACACGAACGGAGTGGTAGCCATGTCGAGAAGTCGATTGCGTCCGGCGGATAAGCCAATATCGTATTCGGTTTCTATGATCTTATCTGCCATCGCAGCTTCCTCTGGAAAGTGCGTTCTGAACCGAAGTTCGGGCATTCCATCGTCCAGTACATGAATTACCGGCCGTTCATCTTTGCAGTAATGGCATATGCTTCTGACAAGGGATGCACAGCATTGTGGCCGGTGAATCGTCTTAATACAGAAGGTTGCTAGGTTACGCACGCACTATGCCCCCACCAGGATATCGCATCGAATCAAAGCCGTGCTTTCTCAATCCGAGTTTTCGGAAACGCGGTCGCGCACGCAGCCCACCATAAGAATTATTAGCGACGTGCTTGTGCACAACCTTACAGTCTTCTGCGACGGCAATTTTGAGATGCTCGACATGACTTGCACGATAAAAGAATTCCCAGTGTTCATAGGTCTTAATTTCTGGATCCCAACGCAGTTTCGCAATAGTCTCTTGGCGAGCTAGAAATGCATTGCTCGACATGTCACACCATGCCAGAGATCCCAAGCGGCGATGTTCCCCTCGAAACATCCAAATACGTCGGCCATTCATGAGTGGCGCAAATCGTAAGGGCCTTCCTCCGTCACCTTGTCTCACTCCAAGGATGTCTATTTCATTTTCCTGAAAGTAACGACAGACGCGATCAAGGTGGAAGTCCTGGGTAACTACATGGTCGTCGTCCAAAAGGAAGATATATTCAGTGTCCGCAGCGTCGATTGCAGTATTTCGTCCCACACCTACGCCAACGTCAATGTCGTCAAGGTTAATCACGCGACAATACTTTGCCGTATCAGGATACTTGACGGAGAAACGCCTGTCACACTCACCATCATCCACCACAATGATTTGGGGCTTGCTAAAATGACTTCGCAATGATTCGACTAATCGATGACACGACCAGGGACGGTGGACGGTCTTGATACAGAAAGTTATGTCATCGGGGGAGCATGTAGTATTGGGCGTCATTCAGCACCTATAGAGTAATGTTGTGATACGAAAGCCTGAAGGATATCTGGCGAGTTCACCAGGGCACCCAGATGATCTGGTGTCATTGCGATGCGCGATTGTAGCGGCGGTAGCATTAAATGATCGAATGATCCAAAAAGCGGGTTAGGTGGAGGTGCCCGGCAAATGGCGAATACAAGTGCTGCTGTCGTAGGTTGATCCTATGATGCGTAATTGAGTTC
The window above is part of the Bremerella cremea genome. Proteins encoded here:
- a CDS encoding radical SAM protein, with product MALISIPSLEYHLAHSCNLSCEQCSHYSNFHLRGRMPSPSVAYRDYIAWNDRIHPGTLALLGGEPLLNPNLIEHLLLARNCWPKSKLMLVTNGLHLRRHPALPDALVEVDCRLELSQHGTHEHYLKQFREAEQVASDWKRRFHGINIKIRKSHRGWMRQYQIVNGKPMPFDSKPNDAFKVCMQKSCMQLYQQRLWKCPALAYWPLLEFRLQLESFGEWELFRQYSPCASDCSTDALEGFVNSKAIPQCSLCPSKREKLFHSDPTRDRLTK
- a CDS encoding glycosyltransferase family 2 protein — translated: MADKIIETEYDIGLSAGRNRLLDMATTPFVFFADDDHQVTKRTHLRGLVDELIKNEQIDLLATLSSNVGRPRLLKVEGRTLRIPRGFYHASGPLRWCHFVSNCFVAYRDILSAVRWDETLKMEEHWDFFWRAKLAGVKVAVNVARSFRHRHIDPPGYHRRRPEFRRASLKKHGLKRVIWH
- a CDS encoding glycosyltransferase family 2 protein, which produces MTPNTTCSPDDITFCIKTVHRPWSCHRLVESLRSHFSKPQIIVVDDGECDRRFSVKYPDTAKYCRVINLDDIDVGVGVGRNTAIDAADTEYIFLLDDDHVVTQDFHLDRVCRYFQENEIDILGVRQGDGGRPLRFAPLMNGRRIWMFRGEHRRLGSLAWCDMSSNAFLARQETIAKLRWDPEIKTYEHWEFFYRASHVEHLKIAVAEDCKVVHKHVANNSYGGLRARPRFRKLGLRKHGFDSMRYPGGGIVRA